A portion of the Halopelagius inordinatus genome contains these proteins:
- a CDS encoding DEAD/DEAH box helicase: MHVRDLPLPDRIRAHYESNGIEKLYPPQAAAVEAGVTEGARLVAAIPTASGKTFIAELAMLTADGPALYIVPLRALAREKYETFDELPGVSVGISTGDFDSPAEDLGENDVVVATSEKVDSAIRNGASWVSKLACVVVDEVHLLGSDGRGPTLEVTLATLQRRAPGVQIVALSATVANPEDIAAWLDAELVETTWRPVSLRTGVYADGSVEFDDGSTLDCPPEDAGPNDDEDTEATAALVADAVENGGQSLAFVRSRREAESLAERLAREELVSRPETADAVAELDGTETGERLAECVENGVAFHHAGLRTGHRALVESAFRDRKLKVICATPTLAAGVNVPARRVVVRDQKRYTGEEMAWLPVLEVHQMCGRAGRPHLDPYGEAVLVGNDRSEAELWDRYVEAGPEAVESKLAAPDALRTHVLSVVASGFADSKSGVLDLLDASFFAHQSPDVDLSGVVDGVATELAEMAMLSVEGDALAATTLGEQVSRQYVRPETGARLVAGIRAAEQMADDHVTALTALEIVCDTPDMYGTYLGNRERAAMYRFATRHAAEFTTDMNGTDDFEQWLSAVKLARILREWVDGESVEAIVENYRIGPGDVESRVERAEWLLGAADAVASVVDADLTVFRDVRSRL, translated from the coding sequence ATGCACGTCCGGGACCTCCCCCTGCCGGACCGAATACGGGCCCACTACGAGTCGAACGGCATCGAGAAACTCTACCCTCCGCAGGCCGCCGCGGTGGAGGCGGGCGTCACCGAGGGTGCCCGTCTCGTCGCCGCCATTCCCACCGCCTCGGGGAAGACGTTCATCGCCGAACTGGCGATGCTCACCGCCGACGGCCCCGCGTTGTACATCGTCCCCCTGCGCGCACTCGCCCGCGAGAAGTACGAGACGTTCGACGAACTGCCCGGCGTCAGCGTCGGCATCTCGACGGGCGACTTCGATTCGCCGGCCGAGGACCTGGGCGAAAACGACGTCGTCGTCGCCACCTCCGAGAAGGTGGACTCGGCCATCCGAAACGGCGCGTCGTGGGTGTCGAAGTTGGCCTGCGTCGTCGTCGACGAGGTGCACCTCCTCGGGTCCGACGGGCGCGGGCCGACGCTCGAAGTGACTCTCGCCACCCTGCAACGGCGCGCGCCCGGCGTCCAGATAGTCGCGCTCTCCGCGACGGTGGCCAACCCGGAAGACATCGCGGCGTGGTTGGACGCCGAACTCGTCGAGACGACGTGGCGGCCCGTCTCGCTTCGGACCGGCGTCTACGCCGACGGTTCCGTCGAGTTCGACGACGGCTCGACGCTCGACTGTCCGCCCGAAGACGCCGGGCCGAACGACGACGAGGACACGGAGGCCACCGCCGCACTCGTCGCCGACGCCGTCGAGAACGGTGGGCAGAGCCTCGCGTTCGTCCGGTCGCGCCGCGAGGCCGAATCGCTCGCCGAACGCCTCGCGCGGGAGGAACTCGTCTCCCGCCCGGAGACGGCCGACGCCGTCGCCGAGTTGGACGGAACGGAGACGGGCGAGAGACTCGCAGAGTGCGTCGAAAACGGCGTGGCGTTCCACCACGCCGGACTCCGGACGGGTCACCGCGCACTCGTCGAGTCGGCGTTCCGCGACCGGAAACTGAAGGTCATCTGCGCGACGCCGACGCTGGCGGCGGGCGTCAACGTCCCCGCGCGGCGCGTCGTCGTTCGCGACCAAAAGCGCTACACCGGCGAGGAGATGGCGTGGCTCCCCGTCCTCGAAGTCCACCAGATGTGCGGGCGGGCGGGGCGTCCCCACCTCGACCCGTACGGCGAGGCGGTTCTCGTCGGAAACGACCGGTCCGAAGCGGAACTGTGGGACCGGTACGTCGAGGCGGGACCGGAGGCGGTGGAGTCGAAACTCGCCGCCCCCGACGCGCTTCGCACGCACGTTCTCTCCGTCGTCGCGTCGGGCTTCGCCGACTCGAAATCCGGCGTGTTGGACCTGCTGGACGCCTCCTTTTTCGCCCACCAGTCGCCCGACGTGGACCTCTCGGGAGTCGTCGACGGGGTGGCGACCGAACTCGCCGAGATGGCGATGCTGAGCGTCGAAGGAGACGCGCTCGCGGCGACGACGCTCGGCGAACAGGTGTCCCGCCAGTACGTCCGCCCGGAGACGGGTGCGCGCCTCGTCGCGGGCATCCGCGCCGCAGAGCAGATGGCCGACGACCACGTGACGGCTCTGACGGCGCTCGAAATCGTCTGCGACACGCCGGACATGTACGGGACGTACCTCGGCAACAGAGAGCGCGCGGCGATGTACCGCTTTGCCACCCGCCACGCCGCGGAGTTCACCACGGACATGAACGGGACGGACGACTTCGAGCAGTGGTTGAGCGCGGTCAAACTCGCGCGCATCCTCCGCGAGTGGGTCGACGGCGAGTCCGTCGAGGCCATCGTCGAGAACTACCGCATCGGGCCGGGCGACGTAGAATCGCGCGTCGAACGCGCCGAGTGGCTTCTCGGGGCCGCGGACGCCGTCGCGAGCGTCGTGGACGCCGACCTGACCGTGTTCCGCGACGTTCGGTCGCGACTCTGA
- a CDS encoding COG1361 family protein, whose product MKRALLLTAVVLASAVAGVGLADGAPANAFVTNVTVSPDQPAPGERFTISTTVRNSDQNGTSFEITDVYVRPRGGTNDVARVENLGTLPAGSEMTVPLTASFDDPGTRELRVFVVARSDGEFVRLQYPVVVTVREGGPQVGIDAGDGVVGATKTVEVTAANGEDAPVRNLRLSLNGTDAAVENTTRVLPTLASGESRTFNFSVTPSAERSRLEARLQYTTQGGNTRSVSETRTLRSDPLRDDVRVDASVVGSGSSPPIAVDVSNVGNARAEDAVVEGVRNGTVLFRRPLGTVGAGSSTTTQFNVSNVSGGPLDVRVRYETGGRESETTTRLDYASNPGAVELTGIDYEMEDGRLHISGSTSNVGLSQVDSVVVRVVPAENVTPARPNREYFVGSIPPSDFVSFDLYADIGESVSSVPIEVTYLSDGQRRTERTEVDVRDLQPAGTTDESSSLGTPLLVAGVVALLVIVGLGTYAYRRR is encoded by the coding sequence ATGAAGCGAGCCCTCCTTTTGACGGCAGTCGTCCTCGCCTCGGCGGTGGCGGGCGTCGGACTGGCGGACGGTGCTCCGGCGAACGCCTTCGTCACGAACGTCACGGTGTCGCCCGACCAACCGGCTCCCGGCGAGCGGTTCACTATCTCGACGACGGTCCGAAACAGCGACCAAAACGGGACGTCGTTCGAGATTACCGACGTCTACGTCCGTCCCCGCGGCGGAACGAACGACGTCGCCCGCGTCGAGAACCTCGGCACCCTCCCGGCGGGGTCGGAGATGACCGTTCCGCTGACGGCGTCGTTCGACGACCCCGGGACGCGCGAACTCCGCGTGTTCGTGGTCGCTCGGAGCGACGGCGAGTTCGTCCGCCTCCAGTACCCCGTCGTCGTCACCGTCAGAGAGGGCGGACCGCAGGTCGGCATCGACGCCGGAGACGGCGTCGTCGGAGCGACGAAGACGGTCGAAGTGACCGCCGCCAACGGCGAGGACGCGCCGGTTCGAAACCTCAGGCTGTCGCTGAACGGCACCGACGCCGCCGTCGAGAACACGACGCGCGTCCTCCCGACGCTCGCGAGCGGCGAGTCGCGCACGTTCAACTTCTCGGTCACGCCCTCGGCCGAGCGGTCACGACTCGAAGCGCGCCTCCAGTACACGACGCAGGGCGGAAACACGCGCTCCGTTTCCGAGACGCGGACCCTCCGCTCTGACCCCCTCCGCGACGACGTCCGGGTCGACGCGAGCGTCGTCGGGTCCGGGTCGTCCCCGCCCATCGCCGTCGACGTGTCGAACGTCGGCAACGCCCGCGCGGAGGACGCCGTCGTCGAGGGTGTCCGAAACGGGACTGTCCTCTTCAGACGCCCCCTCGGGACCGTCGGTGCGGGGTCGTCCACGACGACGCAGTTCAACGTCTCGAACGTCTCCGGCGGCCCCCTCGACGTGCGCGTCAGATACGAGACGGGCGGGCGAGAGAGCGAGACGACGACGAGGCTCGACTACGCCTCGAACCCAGGCGCGGTCGAACTCACGGGCATCGACTACGAGATGGAGGACGGCCGACTCCACATCTCCGGCAGCACGAGCAACGTCGGCCTCTCGCAGGTCGATAGCGTCGTCGTCCGCGTCGTCCCCGCGGAGAACGTCACACCCGCGCGGCCCAACCGCGAGTACTTCGTCGGGTCGATACCGCCGAGCGACTTCGTCTCGTTCGACCTCTACGCGGACATCGGCGAGAGCGTGAGTTCGGTTCCGATAGAGGTGACCTATCTCTCGGACGGCCAACGCCGGACGGAACGCACCGAGGTAGACGTGCGCGACCTCCAACCCGCCGGGACGACCGACGAGAGTTCCTCGCTCGGGACGCCGCTTCTCGTCGCCGGTGTCGTCGCGTTGCTCGTCATCGTCGGCCTCGGAACGTACGCGTACAGACGGCGGTGA
- a CDS encoding ABC transporter ATP-binding protein, with translation MPIIELEDVWKRYESGTETVEALKAVDFAAEPGEFVAVMGPSGSGKSTMLNVLGLLDVPTEGVVSLDGRDVTDLSDEEMTRERKRSIGFIFQNFHLIPTLSAVENVEVPTLFGNDPTARQRASELLERVGLGERLHHRPDQLSGGQKQRVAVARALINEPRILLADEPTGNLDRDTGRDVLELFTELKVEADVAVIAVTHDDQLRQYADRVVNLVDGRLTEEATEEFTT, from the coding sequence ATGCCGATAATCGAACTCGAAGACGTCTGGAAGCGCTACGAGAGCGGGACCGAAACCGTCGAAGCGCTGAAAGCGGTCGATTTCGCGGCCGAACCCGGCGAGTTCGTCGCCGTGATGGGACCGTCCGGGAGCGGGAAGTCCACGATGCTCAACGTCTTGGGCCTGCTCGACGTGCCCACCGAGGGCGTCGTCAGCCTCGACGGGCGAGACGTGACCGACCTCTCGGACGAGGAGATGACGCGCGAACGGAAGCGCTCTATCGGCTTCATCTTCCAGAACTTCCATCTGATTCCGACGCTTTCGGCCGTCGAGAACGTCGAAGTGCCCACCCTGTTCGGAAACGACCCGACGGCCAGACAGCGGGCGTCGGAGCTGCTCGAACGGGTCGGCCTCGGCGAACGACTCCACCACCGGCCCGACCAGCTCTCGGGCGGCCAAAAGCAACGCGTCGCCGTCGCGCGCGCTCTCATCAACGAACCGCGCATCCTGCTTGCGGACGAACCGACGGGGAACTTAGACCGCGACACCGGGCGCGACGTGCTCGAACTGTTCACCGAACTCAAAGTCGAAGCGGACGTGGCCGTCATCGCCGTCACGCACGACGACCAACTCCGGCAGTACGCCGACCGGGTGGTGAACTTGGTGGACGGACGCCTCACCGAGGAGGCGACGGAGGAGTTCACGACATGA
- a CDS encoding ABC transporter permease, with protein MSRIDELYRRFPALLMARRNLSRNRLRSGLAALGIIIGVLAIASLGMFGTTLRAGATQELGDIGNEISISPNTQEGFDELTDRDVTEIRRVADDDAAVVPVRQRSSTVSRGREQSIVTTYGISNPGSLYAASDGRVPDRLRQGALVGSSLAERFDLEAGNSITVDDRTYRVTAVLEEQGGISLLSPNNAIIVPAEDFEGSGYSQVVVKSPSGAAANQTAVAVRETLNEREEKVSVFELQSITEGIGQFFGILNAFLIGIGSISLVVAGVSILNVMLMSTVERRQEIGVLRAVGVQKLDVVRMILAEAALLGGVGGVLGAILAVGAGLVLNQVVLSNPLLTFDPTNLLYIVLAVVFALVTSVLSGLYPAWKAANETPVEALRK; from the coding sequence ATGAGCCGGATAGACGAACTCTACCGTCGGTTCCCCGCGCTGTTGATGGCTCGGCGCAACCTCTCTCGAAACCGGCTCCGGTCGGGGCTCGCGGCGTTGGGTATCATCATCGGCGTCCTCGCCATCGCTTCGCTCGGCATGTTCGGCACGACGCTTCGCGCGGGGGCGACACAGGAACTCGGCGACATCGGCAACGAGATTTCCATCTCGCCGAACACCCAAGAGGGGTTCGACGAACTCACCGACCGCGACGTGACCGAGATACGCCGCGTCGCCGACGACGACGCGGCGGTGGTCCCTGTCCGACAGCGGAGCAGTACGGTCTCTCGCGGGCGCGAACAGTCGATAGTGACGACGTACGGCATATCGAACCCGGGGTCGCTCTACGCGGCGTCGGACGGGCGCGTCCCCGACCGTCTCAGACAGGGCGCGCTCGTCGGGTCGTCGCTCGCAGAGCGGTTCGACCTCGAAGCCGGGAACAGCATCACCGTCGACGACCGGACGTACCGCGTCACGGCCGTCCTCGAAGAGCAGGGCGGCATCTCGCTTTTGAGCCCGAACAACGCGATTATCGTCCCCGCCGAGGACTTCGAGGGGTCGGGCTACTCGCAGGTCGTCGTCAAGTCGCCGTCGGGGGCCGCCGCGAACCAGACGGCGGTGGCCGTCCGCGAGACGCTGAACGAACGCGAAGAGAAGGTTTCGGTGTTCGAGTTACAGAGCATCACCGAGGGAATCGGCCAGTTCTTCGGCATCCTCAACGCCTTCCTCATCGGTATCGGCTCTATCTCCCTCGTCGTCGCGGGGGTCAGCATCCTCAACGTCATGCTCATGAGCACCGTCGAACGGAGACAGGAAATCGGCGTCCTCCGGGCCGTCGGCGTCCAGAAACTCGACGTGGTCCGCATGATTCTCGCCGAGGCGGCTCTGCTCGGGGGCGTCGGCGGCGTCCTCGGGGCGATTCTCGCCGTCGGGGCCGGACTCGTGTTGAATCAGGTCGTCCTCTCTAACCCCCTGTTGACGTTCGACCCGACGAACCTGCTGTACATCGTCCTCGCGGTGGTGTTCGCCCTCGTGACGAGCGTTCTCAGCGGTCTGTACCCCGCGTGGAAGGCCGCAAACGAGACGCCCGTCGAGGCGTTACGGAAGTGA
- a CDS encoding zinc-dependent alcohol dehydrogenase family protein, producing MRAAVFTDHGEPLEIRDVAEPRPDPTGVVVETDVCGICRSDWHAWQGDPVWKSRGLPEGHVLGHEPAGVVVDVGEEVEHVREGDRVTVPFNLADGTCPSCRNAHSNTCDNRIPLGLAPESKGAFAEQFHVPWADFNVVPLPDGVSQVEMAGMGCRFMTSFHGLVHRADVTAGDWVAVHGCGGVGLSAVHVADALGANVVAVDLFDEKLAFAEELGAVETVNAEAVADVPDEVAAITNGGADVSVDALGIAETCRNSVRCLRNHGQHVQIGLTSSDEGGEVPLPTDRMVLGEIDFLGAVGMPRPRYDEIFRMIEHGKLDPAAVVSERVSLEEVPETLDSMTDFGTTGIPVVEF from the coding sequence ATGCGCGCAGCAGTGTTCACCGACCACGGAGAACCGCTCGAAATCAGAGACGTCGCGGAACCGCGCCCCGACCCGACGGGGGTGGTGGTAGAGACCGACGTCTGCGGCATCTGCCGGAGCGACTGGCACGCGTGGCAGGGCGACCCGGTCTGGAAGTCGCGGGGGTTACCGGAGGGGCACGTTCTCGGTCACGAACCCGCGGGCGTCGTCGTGGACGTCGGCGAGGAGGTCGAACACGTCCGCGAGGGCGACCGGGTCACCGTCCCGTTCAACCTCGCCGACGGGACCTGCCCCTCCTGTCGAAACGCCCACTCGAACACCTGCGACAACCGGATTCCGCTCGGACTCGCCCCCGAATCGAAGGGCGCGTTCGCCGAGCAGTTTCACGTCCCGTGGGCCGACTTCAACGTCGTTCCCCTCCCCGACGGCGTCTCGCAGGTAGAGATGGCGGGCATGGGCTGTCGGTTCATGACCTCCTTTCACGGACTCGTCCATCGGGCCGACGTCACCGCGGGCGACTGGGTCGCGGTCCACGGATGCGGCGGCGTCGGACTCTCAGCGGTCCACGTCGCCGACGCCCTCGGCGCGAACGTCGTCGCCGTCGACCTGTTCGACGAGAAACTGGCGTTCGCCGAGGAGCTAGGTGCCGTCGAGACCGTGAACGCGGAGGCGGTCGCGGACGTTCCCGACGAGGTGGCCGCGATAACGAACGGCGGCGCGGACGTCTCCGTGGACGCACTCGGCATCGCGGAGACCTGCCGGAACTCGGTGCGCTGTCTCCGAAACCACGGTCAACACGTCCAGATCGGTCTCACGTCGAGCGACGAGGGCGGCGAGGTGCCGCTTCCGACAGACAGGATGGTTCTCGGCGAGATAGACTTCCTCGGCGCGGTCGGGATGCCGCGCCCCCGCTACGACGAAATCTTCCGGATGATAGAACACGGGAAACTCGACCCGGCGGCGGTGGTCTCAGAGCGGGTCTCTCTCGAAGAGGTCCCGGAGACGCTCGACTCGATGACGGACTTCGGGACGACCGGCATCCCCGTGGTCGAGTTCTGA
- a CDS encoding pyridoxal phosphate-dependent aminotransferase, translating to MSDFDFADRVERVEPSATLAISNLASELEADGIDVVDLSVGEPDFPTPQNVVEAGQDAMASGHTGYTSSNGVPELREAIAEKLRGDGIDCTSDNVIVTPGGKQALFETFQSLIDDGDEVALLDPAWVSYEAMVKLSGGSLNRVDLAPYDFQLEPALDDLSEAVSDDTELLVVNSPSNPTGAVYSDEALEGVRDLAVEHDIKVISDEIYEQITYGVEQTSLASLDGMGDRTITINGFSKAYSMTGWRLGYLCAPEELVSQAAKLHSHSVSCAVNFVQRAGIEAITDTDDAVTEMRDAFRERRDMLVDLFAEHDVDVPVGDGAFYMMIPVDEDDQAWCEGAIEDAHVATVPGSAFGSPGYARISYAASEERLREAVDRLATHGYI from the coding sequence ATGAGCGACTTCGACTTCGCCGACCGCGTAGAACGTGTCGAACCGAGCGCGACGCTCGCGATAAGCAACCTCGCGAGCGAACTGGAAGCCGACGGTATCGACGTCGTCGACCTCTCGGTCGGCGAACCCGACTTCCCCACCCCGCAGAACGTCGTCGAGGCCGGTCAGGACGCGATGGCGTCCGGACACACCGGCTACACCTCCTCGAACGGCGTCCCCGAACTCCGCGAGGCCATCGCCGAGAAACTCCGCGGCGACGGCATCGACTGCACGTCGGACAACGTCATCGTCACGCCGGGCGGCAAGCAGGCCCTCTTCGAGACGTTCCAGTCGCTCATCGACGACGGCGACGAAGTCGCTCTCTTGGACCCCGCGTGGGTGTCCTACGAGGCGATGGTCAAGCTCTCGGGAGGCTCTCTGAACCGCGTGGACCTCGCGCCCTACGACTTCCAACTCGAACCCGCCTTAGACGACCTGAGCGAGGCCGTCTCCGACGACACCGAACTGCTCGTCGTCAACTCCCCGTCGAACCCGACGGGTGCGGTCTACTCGGACGAGGCACTCGAAGGCGTCCGTGACCTCGCCGTCGAACACGACATCAAAGTCATCTCCGACGAGATATACGAGCAGATAACGTACGGCGTCGAACAGACGAGTCTCGCGTCGCTCGACGGGATGGGAGACCGCACGATAACGATAAACGGCTTCTCGAAGGCGTACTCGATGACCGGATGGCGTCTCGGCTACCTCTGTGCGCCCGAGGAACTCGTCTCCCAAGCCGCGAAACTCCACTCGCACTCGGTCTCCTGTGCGGTCAACTTCGTCCAGCGCGCGGGTATCGAGGCCATCACCGACACCGACGACGCCGTCACCGAGATGCGCGACGCCTTCCGCGAACGCCGCGACATGCTCGTCGACCTCTTCGCCGAACACGACGTGGACGTGCCCGTCGGCGACGGCGCGTTCTACATGATGATTCCCGTCGACGAGGACGACCAAGCCTGGTGCGAGGGCGCGATAGAGGACGCCCACGTCGCCACCGTCCCCGGAAGCGCGTTCGGGTCGCCCGGCTACGCCCGCATCTCCTACGCGGCCAGCGAGGAACGCCTCCGCGAGGCGGTGGACCGACTCGCGACGCACGGCTACATCTAA
- the ribH gene encoding 6,7-dimethyl-8-ribityllumazine synthase, producing MVALGLVVAQFNSSVTEQMEQAARDAAAERDADVVDVLYVPGAYDSPLAADRLARRQDVEAVAVVGAIVTGDTDHDRVIADAAAQGLTDVSVDRDVPVTFGVSGPGQSGAEARERVGKGAEAVNAAVDMVEVLA from the coding sequence ATGGTCGCACTCGGACTGGTGGTGGCCCAGTTCAACTCCTCGGTCACCGAACAGATGGAACAGGCCGCGCGGGACGCGGCCGCGGAACGAGACGCCGACGTCGTGGACGTGCTCTACGTTCCCGGCGCGTACGACTCGCCGTTGGCCGCGGACAGACTCGCCCGGAGACAGGACGTCGAAGCCGTCGCCGTCGTCGGCGCTATCGTCACCGGCGACACGGACCACGATAGGGTCATCGCCGACGCGGCGGCGCAGGGACTCACGGACGTCAGCGTAGACCGCGACGTACCCGTCACGTTCGGCGTCTCCGGCCCCGGACAGAGCGGCGCCGAAGCCAGAGAACGCGTCGGGAAAGGTGCGGAAGCGGTAAACGCCGCGGTCGATATGGTGGAGGTGTTAGCATGA
- a CDS encoding 2,3-butanediol dehydrogenase, with amino-acid sequence MQAARYHGQQDVRVESIDEDEVGPRGVLLDVDSCGICGTDLHEYTAGPIFVPDDEPHPVTRERMPITMGHEFSGTVAEVGPEVESVAVGDEVAVNPTIWCGDCRQCERGRYHLCVNGGFVGLSGGGGGFSERVVVDENQAVRLGDISLEEGAVVEPLAVGLHAVRRSGLRAGDTVTVVGSGPIGLSVIQAARAAGAGKILVSEPRQSRRARAADCGADVLVNPMERDFIDAVADETDGAMADCSFEVAGLEATLSAALQSLSVQGNCTIVSIWEGAVPVNPNDVVMSERTVTGTLAYQSGPRSDEDFGAVIEMLSRGEMSVEPLVTDRIGLDDIDSGFRSLLDDESDQVKILVKP; translated from the coding sequence ATGCAAGCGGCACGGTACCACGGACAACAGGACGTACGGGTCGAATCGATAGACGAAGACGAAGTCGGTCCGCGGGGCGTCCTCTTGGACGTGGACTCCTGCGGAATCTGCGGGACGGACCTTCACGAGTACACCGCGGGTCCGATATTCGTGCCGGACGACGAACCCCATCCGGTGACTCGCGAGCGGATGCCGATAACGATGGGTCACGAGTTCAGCGGAACCGTCGCGGAGGTTGGCCCGGAGGTCGAATCGGTCGCAGTCGGCGACGAGGTGGCGGTCAACCCGACGATATGGTGCGGCGACTGTCGGCAGTGCGAACGCGGCCGCTACCACCTCTGCGTCAACGGCGGGTTCGTCGGCCTCTCGGGCGGCGGCGGCGGATTCTCGGAGCGCGTCGTCGTAGACGAAAATCAGGCCGTTCGACTCGGCGACATCTCGCTCGAAGAGGGCGCGGTAGTCGAACCGCTGGCGGTCGGTCTCCACGCGGTTCGGCGGTCCGGCCTCCGCGCGGGCGACACCGTCACCGTCGTCGGGAGCGGTCCCATCGGACTCTCGGTCATCCAAGCGGCCCGCGCGGCGGGGGCGGGGAAGATTCTCGTCTCCGAACCGCGGCAGTCGCGGCGGGCGCGCGCCGCCGACTGCGGGGCGGACGTTCTCGTGAACCCGATGGAACGCGACTTCATCGACGCCGTGGCCGACGAAACTGACGGCGCGATGGCGGACTGCTCTTTCGAGGTTGCGGGCCTCGAAGCGACGCTCTCGGCCGCGTTGCAGTCGCTCTCGGTGCAGGGAAACTGCACCATCGTGAGCATCTGGGAGGGGGCGGTGCCGGTGAACCCGAACGACGTGGTGATGAGCGAGCGAACCGTCACGGGAACGCTCGCCTACCAGAGCGGTCCGCGCTCCGACGAGGACTTCGGCGCGGTCATCGAGATGCTCTCGCGCGGGGAGATGTCGGTCGAACCCCTCGTCACGGACCGAATCGGTCTCGACGACATCGACTCTGGGTTCCGGTCGCTGTTAGACGACGAGAGCGACCAAGTGAAGATACTCGTCAAACCGTAG
- a CDS encoding flippase activity-associated protein Agl23, which yields MSSDEASSPSAPASSSATVEESASTPTEAKAGAERRHRYDHSRVLLGVLAITAAALALRLVALGGRIMHWDEGRVGYWILRYHDSGYHVYRPIVHGPFLPVVNDWLFAVVPPSDFAVRLPVAVVGGLLPLAAWLFRERLTRTEVVALAAVLALNPLLVYYSRFMRNDVLVAAFSLFALGFAVRGFDTGRLRYAFPAAASMGLAFTTKENALIYVLCFGGAAFLLLDHRLLAATARGESTRDVVGGRWPRALAARLRGHGRTTRRGLLRVGGTFAASLLVFLAVVFFFYAPRPDLWQVLGTPSTLPTVVEAGTVGAAEKFTDTWASGGHQDHAYLPFLHDFLETMVYGAPGVIAFALVGTVIDRYGFRGGRYREFVAFATYWGFVSILGYPIATDIEAPWAVVHAVVPLAVPAAVGLAFVFESGRDALSSDDAVGVGLAALVVLASLGGAVAANATYFNSASEEDKQVLQWAQPENDLKPTMETVGAVAQSNEGTDVLFYGTTAPGSDEEMFYVENESSLRTPPPGGPAWHDRLPLPWYLELHGANVTSSSPSLSPAEALADAPPVVIAKDYSRDEVEPELDGYEAYEHEFRLWNDGVVVFIDREALDAVNGPDTNADAPESLRSADGPSGTPASASVAV from the coding sequence ATGAGTTCGGACGAGGCGTCGTCTCCGTCCGCACCCGCGTCTTCGTCTGCGACGGTCGAAGAGTCCGCTTCGACCCCGACGGAGGCGAAGGCGGGAGCGGAGCGTCGCCACCGCTACGATCACTCTCGCGTCCTCCTCGGCGTCCTCGCCATCACCGCCGCCGCACTCGCCCTCCGACTCGTCGCTCTCGGCGGCCGCATCATGCACTGGGACGAGGGGCGCGTCGGCTACTGGATACTGCGCTATCACGACAGCGGCTACCACGTCTACCGCCCTATCGTCCACGGCCCGTTTCTCCCCGTCGTCAACGACTGGCTCTTCGCCGTCGTCCCGCCCTCCGATTTCGCCGTCCGACTTCCGGTCGCAGTCGTCGGCGGGTTGCTCCCCCTCGCGGCGTGGCTGTTCCGCGAACGCCTCACTCGGACGGAAGTGGTCGCGCTAGCCGCCGTCCTCGCGTTGAACCCGCTTTTGGTCTACTACTCGCGGTTCATGCGCAACGACGTCCTCGTCGCGGCGTTCTCGCTTTTCGCGCTCGGATTCGCCGTCCGCGGCTTCGACACCGGAAGGCTCCGATACGCCTTCCCGGCGGCCGCCTCGATGGGCCTGGCCTTCACGACCAAGGAGAACGCGCTCATCTACGTGCTCTGTTTCGGCGGCGCGGCGTTCCTCCTTTTGGACCACCGGTTGCTCGCCGCGACGGCCCGCGGGGAGTCCACGCGCGACGTCGTCGGCGGTCGGTGGCCGCGCGCCCTCGCCGCGCGACTCCGCGGGCACGGACGGACCACCCGACGGGGTCTCCTCCGCGTCGGCGGGACGTTCGCCGCCTCGCTACTCGTGTTTCTCGCGGTCGTCTTCTTCTTTTACGCCCCGCGCCCGGACCTCTGGCAGGTGCTCGGCACCCCTTCGACGCTTCCGACCGTCGTCGAGGCCGGAACGGTCGGCGCGGCCGAGAAGTTCACCGACACGTGGGCGTCGGGCGGCCACCAAGACCACGCGTACCTCCCCTTCCTCCACGACTTCTTGGAGACGATGGTGTACGGCGCGCCCGGCGTCATCGCGTTCGCCCTCGTCGGCACCGTCATCGACCGCTACGGCTTCCGCGGCGGCCGGTACCGCGAGTTCGTCGCCTTCGCGACGTACTGGGGGTTCGTCTCCATTCTCGGCTACCCCATCGCCACCGACATCGAAGCGCCGTGGGCCGTCGTCCACGCCGTCGTCCCGTTGGCCGTCCCGGCGGCGGTGGGTCTCGCGTTCGTCTTCGAGTCCGGCCGGGACGCCCTCTCTTCGGACGACGCCGTCGGCGTCGGACTCGCGGCACTCGTCGTCCTCGCGTCTCTCGGCGGGGCCGTCGCCGCCAACGCGACGTACTTCAACAGCGCGTCCGAGGAGGACAAACAGGTCCTCCAGTGGGCGCAACCCGAGAACGACCTGAAGCCGACGATGGAGACGGTCGGTGCCGTCGCGCAGTCGAACGAGGGCACCGACGTGTTGTTCTACGGGACGACGGCTCCCGGAAGCGACGAGGAGATGTTCTACGTCGAAAACGAGTCGTCGCTGCGGACGCCGCCGCCCGGGGGTCCGGCGTGGCACGACAGACTGCCGCTTCCGTGGTATCTCGAACTCCACGGCGCGAACGTCACGAGTAGTTCGCCGTCGCTGTCGCCCGCCGAGGCGTTGGCCGACGCCCCGCCCGTCGTCATCGCGAAAGATTACAGCCGCGACGAAGTCGAACCGGAACTCGACGGCTACGAGGCGTACGAACACGAGTTCCGCCTCTGGAACGACGGCGTCGTGGTGTTCATCGACCGGGAGGCTCTCGACGCCGTGAACGGTCCCGACACGAACGCGGACGCGCCCGAAAGCCTGCGCTCGGCGGACGGGCCGAGCGGAACTCCGGCGAGCGCTTCGGTCGCGGTCTGA